CAACTAATAAATAAATGCACATGATCAGGCATTATCTCCAGAGCTAGGACATCACATTCTAGCTCTTTTGCTTTTTGGTAGATAATTTCCTCTAATCTTCTGCTCACTCCGTTAACCAACACCCTTTTCCTCCTTTTTGGGCAAAAGACAAAATGATAGTTGATCAGACTAACTGATGTGTTTTTTCTTCTATATTGATTTTCTGTCATTGTCGATACACACGATTCATCAACCTTATGTTATCATGGATGACATGACAAAAATAACTCGGACGATTAAATTGAAATTCGTGGATCTCAACCGTTGTAAAGCTCAGGTGTTTGAGCAAATGACGGCAGAAAACACACGGGTTGCCAACAAGCTGTTGTCATTGCCGATTAAAGAACGGCGTAAAATGACAACAGCTAAAATTATGTCCGAGTTAAAATCTGCCCTTGTTAACCAAGTAATCCGACATACCACATCACCCACAGGTCGTAAAACCAAACAATATAAAGTTCTTCCTGTGGAAGTTAACAACCAAAACTGGAAGTTAACCCTAAAAGGGAATACTTATTCAATTAGTTTTCCAACCCTTAAAGGTGAAAAAAGAATTCCCATTGAAGTTGCATCTCCCCATTGGCAACCTGTTTTAGACGGATTGTTAGAGGGAACAATTCAAGGGGGTTCTTTTAAATTAATTAAACATCGAAATAAGTGGTATGCCTATCTGTCAATTACTGAGGATGTTCCAGAAGTTAAGACGGAGAAAAGATTAGGATGTGACCGAGGACAGAATAATTTAGCGGTAGTTGCACCTAAACAGGGTTTTGGTAAGTTCTTTAATGGTCAAAGCGTTAAGCATCGGAGACGTTATTTTCAACAACGAAGAAAACAACTTCAAGAAGCTAAAAAGTTTCGAGCATTAAAGAAATGGGACAAAAAAGAACGACGATGGATGGATGCAATCAATCATACAATCAGCCGTCGAATTGTTCGTTTTGCCGAATACCATAATGCTGATGTTGTTATTGAGGATTTAGAAGGATGTCGAAGCACAATGAAACAGAGCCAAAAATCTCGTTCTGATTCCGGTGAATCTCGACATAATTGGTCTTATTATTCTTTGGAACAGAAACTTAATTATAAGTTGGCTCTTAAAGGATTGAAATTAATTAAAAGACCTGCGCCATACACTTCCAAATCCTGTTCAACCTGTGGTTTTATTGGTAAAAGAAATCGACATGATTTCAATTGCCCTAATGGTCACTACCATAACTCTGATTTGAATGCTGCGAAAAACCTAGCTCAATGGGACGGTTTTTCTTGTCAGTTAGACCTACAGAGAGATGCTTCTGTAATGGATTCATCCGGTTTAACTGATGGGGTGCTTGGCACACCCCTGAACTCGGTGAATACAGTCAAACAAGAGTATATTCAACTGT
The sequence above is a segment of the Planktothrix tepida PCC 9214 genome. Coding sequences within it:
- the tnpA gene encoding IS200/IS605 family transposase → MTENQYRRKNTSVSLINYHFVFCPKRRKRVLVNGVSRRLEEIIYQKAKELECDVLALEIMPDHVHLFISCHPLIAPHQIMFRIKGASSRILRKEFPHLLKLPSLWSRSYYCGTAGSVSSETIKKYIANQNSH
- a CDS encoding RNA-guided endonuclease InsQ/TnpB family protein, with product MDDMTKITRTIKLKFVDLNRCKAQVFEQMTAENTRVANKLLSLPIKERRKMTTAKIMSELKSALVNQVIRHTTSPTGRKTKQYKVLPVEVNNQNWKLTLKGNTYSISFPTLKGEKRIPIEVASPHWQPVLDGLLEGTIQGGSFKLIKHRNKWYAYLSITEDVPEVKTEKRLGCDRGQNNLAVVAPKQGFGKFFNGQSVKHRRRYFQQRRKQLQEAKKFRALKKWDKKERRWMDAINHTISRRIVRFAEYHNADVVIEDLEGCRSTMKQSQKSRSDSGESRHNWSYYSLEQKLNYKLALKGLKLIKRPAPYTSKSCSTCGFIGKRNRHDFNCPNGHYHNSDLNAAKNLAQWDGFSCQLDLQRDASVMDSSGLTDGVLGTPLNSVNTVKQEYIQLSLLDWTRYENPTPLA